A single Pieris rapae chromosome 2, ilPieRapa1.1, whole genome shotgun sequence DNA region contains:
- the LOC110995167 gene encoding CD2-associated protein isoform X2 yields MLDPPNATQQPAPAEPAPALPPKPVKEQCRVLFPYTAVNEDELTLADGDIVTIVSKDAPDRGWWRGEVNGRVGLFPDNFVQLLPAVAQDVEEKKPDRPPSKGSNSIYPVLNKYSEKISSVKELTTTKLSMHKENTVSKESSTQSTVTHTSKSDSEKIIHSESVTDGPEGQVKKPPVPVKKSPTPTSAVTGLFSGLKNKMLSSSDKSEKTSTSISNSSNSSVEGDKTDGVSSSKVANTSTFDHVERNSILNDPRASRVKAPRRRPPSQIMRDDSPVSLGLTNGHEASPDKTLDKSSDRSSDKSLDISSEIKPRAREWEKHRAPWMAELKLNQAKKGGLGDRKQHTSTDRIVDCGVEEKRSSHSMEMSKSTSSISSRISVMESSECSFEKIRTTDKKESPPPDLPTTKPPPLTSPTAAGRTLTTMLDDIKKPPTPSPPLASARLDLDKSVDKSLDGSLDRSDKSLDKSDKVELREKSELKTERLETISRFSSVFNEVEEKGISFSSSILSSSGISPNAERTSTLERRHTRTQDHEGNDALIAQLNSRISNLEKLIEVQNAKFTAAIEELTNKLTLETEKRQTLQTEMEKLAQCVTQV; encoded by the exons taaAAGAACAATGCCGAGTACTATTTCCGTACACTGCCGTGAATGAAGACGAGTTGACGTTAGCGGACGGTGATATCGTCACGATCGTGTCAAAGGACGCGCCGGATCGCGGCTGGTGGCGTGGCGAAGTTAATGGCCGCGTTGGACTGTTCCCTGATAACTTTGTGCAACTATTGCCTGCTG TTGCACAAGATGTCGAGGAGAAGAAGCCGGACCGGCCGCCGTCGAAGGGCTCCAATTCAATATACCCAGTGCTCAATAAATACTCGGAGAAAATATCGTCAGTCAAAGAACTCACCACAACTAAGCTAAG cATGCACAAAGAAAATACGGTCAGTAAAGAGAGCAGCACACAAAGTACAGTCACGCACACAAGCAAAAGCGACTCGGAGAAGATAATACATAGTGAATCTGTCACCGACGGTCCGGAGGGACAG GTAAAGAAACCGCCAGTACCGGTGAAGAAAAGCCCGACCCCAACGTCTGCTGTAACAGGACTGTTTAGTGGACTTAAGAACAAAATGTTGTCTTCTTCGGACAAGAG CGAAAAAACTTCAACTTCTATATCCAATAGTAGCAACAGCAGCGTGGAAGGGGATAAAACAGATGGTGTGTCGTCAAGTAAAGTTGCTAATACTAGCACATTTGATCATGTTGAGAGGAATTCCATACTCAACGACCCGAGAGCTAGCAG agTGAAAGCACCGCGACGCAGGCCACCCAGCCAAATAATGAGAGATGATTCGCCAGTCTCACTTGGTTTGACTAACGGACACGaag ctTCTCCAGACAAGACCTTGGACAAATCTTCAGATAGATCGTCGGATAAATCGTTAGATATATCTTCGGAAATAAAGCCGCGTGCGCGTGAGTGGGAGAAACATAGAGCGCCTTGGATGGCGGAATTGAAATTGAACCAAGCTAAAAAAGGTGGATTAGGGGATAGAAAACAGCATACTAGCACAGATAG aatTGTTGACTGTGGTGTAGAAGAAAAGAGATCGTCACACTCCATGGAGATGTCAAAGAGCACATCGTCTATTAGCAGTCGAATATCTGTCATGGAGAGTTCTGAGTGTAGTTTCGaa AAAATCAGAACCACGGATAAGAAGGAAAGTCCGCCACCAGATCTGCCGACAACAAAGCCGCCCCCTTTAACGTCACCCACCGCAGCTG gACGAACATTAACTACGATGCTTGATGACATCAAGAAACCTCCAACGCCATCTCCGCCCTTGGCCTCCGCAAGGTTGGACCTGGACAAATCGGTCGATAAATCTCTGGATGGATCGCTCGATAGGTCTGACAAGTCCTTAGATAAGTCGGACAAAGTGGAGTTGAGGGAAAAGTCGGAGTTGAAAACGGAGAGATTGGAGACGATCAGCAGGTTTTCCAGCGTTTTCAATGAAGTTGAAGAGAAAGGGATTAGTTTTAG TTCTAGTATACTGAGTTCGAGCGGCATCAGTCCCAACGCGGAGCGGACTAGCACTTTGGAAAGAAGACACACACGAACACAGGATCATGAAGGCAACGATGCGTTGATCGCTCAACTAAATAGCAGG ATATCGAACCTAGAGAAGCTAATAGAAGTACAAAACGCCAAATTCACGGCAGCCATTGAGGAGCTCACAAACAAGCTAACTCTTGAAACGGAGAAGAGACAAACGCTTCAGACTGAAATGGAGAAGTTGGCGCAGTGCGTCACCCAGGTCTAG